In one Candidatus Latescibacter sp. genomic region, the following are encoded:
- the dgoD gene encoding galactonate dehydratase gives MQISAINTWFSKEAHRNLIFIEVVTDEGLTGIGEAYSVGPDEAVAATVKHFESWLIGKDPRESERLWQMMYNFSRFPGGLILMSALSGIDIALWDIKGKAAGLPVWALLGGKCRDRIRTYGHASGNSPKEIAEHGKKIVEKYGYTAVKCFPLFCGESIPPWNSMVREGEKRMRAIREILGPDIDIAVDFHAAIPTLYQAIEAANVLEPYRPMFLEEPTRPENMDALAQVARSTSIPVATGEMLYTKWEFRELLNREAASIIQPDICIAGGITEMKKIAAVAESYYVPLAPHNPMGPVATAASVHLSAAIPNFLILEYLPDDSAERLDVVDRPVEFKDGWLEIPDRPGLGIELNKDGLAKHPPKEWHRPFRYNQDGLPGII, from the coding sequence ATGCAGATTTCCGCCATAAACACCTGGTTCAGCAAGGAAGCGCACCGTAATCTCATCTTCATCGAGGTGGTCACAGACGAGGGTCTCACCGGCATCGGGGAAGCATATTCGGTCGGACCGGATGAAGCGGTCGCCGCCACGGTAAAACATTTCGAGTCATGGCTGATCGGGAAAGACCCCCGCGAGAGCGAGCGGCTCTGGCAGATGATGTACAATTTCAGCCGTTTCCCCGGGGGACTGATTCTGATGTCGGCGCTCTCCGGAATCGATATTGCCCTCTGGGATATCAAGGGGAAAGCCGCCGGACTGCCGGTCTGGGCGCTTCTCGGCGGAAAATGCCGGGACAGGATACGAACCTACGGCCACGCTTCCGGAAATTCACCCAAAGAAATCGCCGAGCATGGGAAAAAGATAGTGGAAAAGTACGGATATACTGCGGTGAAATGCTTTCCCCTGTTCTGCGGGGAATCCATCCCTCCCTGGAACAGCATGGTCCGCGAAGGTGAAAAACGGATGCGCGCGATCCGTGAAATCCTGGGGCCGGACATAGACATTGCAGTGGACTTCCACGCTGCGATCCCTACTCTGTACCAGGCTATCGAGGCGGCGAATGTCCTGGAACCGTATCGCCCGATGTTTCTGGAAGAGCCCACGCGGCCCGAGAATATGGACGCCCTCGCCCAGGTAGCCCGCAGCACCTCCATTCCGGTCGCCACCGGCGAAATGCTCTATACGAAATGGGAGTTCCGGGAGCTTCTGAACCGTGAGGCCGCCTCCATCATCCAGCCGGACATCTGCATCGCCGGCGGGATAACCGAGATGAAGAAAATCGCCGCCGTGGCCGAATCGTACTATGTCCCCCTGGCGCCGCACAATCCTATGGGGCCTGTAGCGACTGCGGCCAGTGTGCATCTCTCCGCGGCCATCCCCAATTTCCTCATTCTCGAATACCTGCCCGACGACAGTGCTGAACGGCTCGATGTGGTGGACAGGCCGGTGGAGTTCAAGGACGGCTGGCTTGAAATCCCCGACAGGCCCGGGCTGGGCATCGAGTTGAACAAGGACGGCCTGGCCAAGCACCCGCCGAAAGAATGGCACCGCCCTTTCCGGTATAACCAAGATGGGCTGCCGGGGATTATATGA
- a CDS encoding NAD(P)/FAD-dependent oxidoreductase produces the protein MQTYDVVVIGGGPAGSMAALTAAEGGLATLMVERDPVIGSPVRCAEGVDEKGLSEFFTPRPEWVAAEIESYCLVAPDGTKVEMAAGGGKGYILERLVFDRMIAQEAAGKGAKVLTAVEAVGMSGYDGGFRTVSLSNCDRKWDVRARVVVAADGVESRAARWAGLETSVNPHDMETCAQVTLAGIDFEPNMFRMYFTNEFAPRGYAWLFPKGKGTANVGLGIAGDFALGKRPFQYLDAFLAKYFPAAAVVSRTIGGVPCTGGIKKMIADGVMVCGDAAHMANPITGGGIINGMIAGRIAGETALAALKMGDAAEAALRPYVKRCNERFGDMNRRFYRLKEGILNLPDERFNSLAHELIEIPVDKRTPVRVLMSALASQPQFLLLLARVVF, from the coding sequence ATGCAGACATATGATGTCGTGGTAATTGGAGGGGGACCGGCCGGATCGATGGCGGCGCTGACCGCGGCGGAAGGCGGACTGGCGACACTCATGGTGGAACGCGACCCGGTGATCGGCAGCCCGGTACGGTGCGCGGAGGGGGTTGACGAGAAAGGTCTCAGCGAGTTTTTCACACCCCGGCCCGAATGGGTTGCGGCAGAGATCGAATCGTACTGCCTTGTCGCGCCGGACGGCACGAAGGTAGAGATGGCCGCCGGGGGGGGTAAGGGGTATATTCTCGAACGCCTCGTCTTCGACCGGATGATCGCCCAGGAAGCCGCCGGGAAAGGCGCCAAGGTCTTGACCGCAGTGGAGGCGGTGGGAATGTCCGGCTATGACGGAGGTTTCCGGACGGTATCTCTTTCGAATTGTGATCGAAAGTGGGATGTACGGGCGCGGGTAGTGGTTGCCGCCGATGGAGTAGAATCCCGCGCCGCGCGCTGGGCGGGATTGGAAACAAGCGTAAACCCCCACGATATGGAGACCTGCGCCCAGGTTACCCTTGCCGGCATCGACTTCGAGCCGAACATGTTCAGAATGTATTTCACGAATGAGTTTGCACCCCGGGGATATGCATGGCTCTTTCCCAAGGGGAAGGGAACAGCGAATGTGGGTCTGGGCATTGCCGGGGATTTTGCCCTGGGGAAAAGGCCTTTTCAGTATCTCGATGCATTCCTGGCAAAGTACTTCCCTGCTGCGGCGGTGGTTTCACGGACTATAGGAGGCGTGCCCTGCACCGGCGGGATAAAAAAAATGATCGCCGATGGGGTGATGGTGTGCGGCGATGCGGCGCACATGGCCAATCCCATCACCGGCGGGGGCATCATCAACGGCATGATTGCCGGCCGTATTGCCGGGGAGACTGCTCTCGCTGCGCTGAAAATGGGGGATGCTGCGGAAGCCGCACTCAGGCCGTATGTAAAACGCTGCAATGAACGGTTTGGCGACATGAACCGTCGGTTTTACCGCCTGAAGGAAGGCATCCTGAATCTGCCTGACGAGCGGTTCAACTCCCTGGCTCACGAGCTGATAGAAATCCCCGTGGATAAGCGGACCCCGGTCCGCGTGCTCATGTCCGCCCTGGCCTCTCAGCCGCAGTTTTTGCTTTTATTGGCAAGAGTGGTGTTTTAA